A DNA window from Camelina sativa cultivar DH55 chromosome 17, Cs, whole genome shotgun sequence contains the following coding sequences:
- the LOC104758898 gene encoding elongation factor 2, protein MVKFTADELRRIMDYKHNIRNMSVIAHVDHGKSTLTDSLVAAAGIIAQEVAGDVRMTDTRADEAERGITIKSTGISLYYEMTDASLKSFTGARDGNEYLINLIDSPGHVDFSSEVTAALRITDGALVVVDCIEGVCVQTETVLRQALGERIRPVLTVNKMDRCFLELQVDGEEAYQTFSRVIENANVIMATYEDPLLGDVQVYPEKGTVAFSAGLHGWAFTLTNFAKMYASKFGVDESKMMERLWGENFFDPATRKWTSKNTGTATCKRGFVQFCYEPIKQIIATCMNDQKDKLWPMLAKLGVQMKNDEKELLAKPLMKRVMQTWLPASTALLEMMIFHLPSPHTAQRYRVENLYEGPLDDKYANAIRNCDPNGPLMLYVSKMIPASDKGRFFAFGRVFAGRVATGMKVRIMGPNFVPGEKKDLYVKSVQRTVIWMGKRQETVDDVPCGNTVAMVGLDQFITKNATLTNETEVDAHPIRAMKFSVSPVVRVAVQCKVASDLPKLVEGLKRLAKSDPMVVCSMEESGQHIVAGAGELHIEICLKDLQDDFMGGAEIIKSDPVVSFRETVCDRSSRTVMSKSPNKHNRLYMEARPMEEGLAEAIDEGRIGPRDDPKTRSKILAEEFGWDKDLAKKIWAFGPETTGPNMVVDMCKGVQYLNEIKDSVVAGFQWASKEGPLCEENMRGICFEVCDVVLHSDAIHRGGGQVIPTARRVIYASQLTAKPRLLEPVYMVEIQAPEGALGGIYSVLNQKRGHVFEEMQRPGTPLYNIKAYLPVVESFGFSAQLRAATSGQAFPQCVFDHWEMMSSDPLEPGTQASVLVADTRKRKGLKEQMTPLSDFEDKL, encoded by the exons atg GTGAAGTTTACAGCTGATGAGCTCCGACGGATTATGGACTACAAACACAACATCCGTAATATGTCCGTTATTGCTCATGTTGACCACG GGAAATCCACTCTCACTGATTCCTTGGTTGCTGCTGCTGGTATCATTGCCCAAGAGGTTGCTGGTGATGTTCGTATGACTGATACCAGAGCTGATGAGGCAGAACGTGGTATCACTATCAAGTCCACTGGTATTTCTCTCTACTACGAGATGACTGATGCTTCTTTGAAGAGTTTCACTGGAGCCAGAGACGGAAACGAATACCTCATCAACCTTATCGATTCACCTGGACATGTTGACTTTTCTTCTGAGGTTACTGCTGCTCTCCGTATTACTGATGGTGCTCTTGTCGTGGTCGACTGCATTGAGGGTGTGTGTGTTCAGACTGAGACTGTTCTACGTCAGGCTCTTGGTGAGAGGATTCGACCTGTCTTGACTGTCAACAAAATGGACAGATGTTTCCTTGAGCTTCAAGTTGATGGTGAGGAGGCTTACCAGACTTTCTCGAGGGTCATTGAGAATGCAAACGTCATCATGGCTACGTACGAGGATCCTCTCCTTGGTGATGTTCAGGTTTATCCAGAGAAGGGTACTGTTGCGTTTTCTGCTGGTCTCCACGGTTGGGCGTTTACACTTACCAACTTTGCCAAGATGTATGCTTCCAAGTTCGGTGTTGATGAATCTAAGATGATGGAGAGACTCTGGGGTGAGAATTTCTTTGACCCTGCCACCAGGAAATGGACTAGCAAAAACACTGGTACCGCGACCTGCAAGCGTGGGTTTGTCCAGTTCTGCTATGAACCCATCAAGCAAATCATTGCCACTTGCATGAATGACCAGAAGGACAAGTTGTGGCCTATGTTGGCCAAGCTTGGTGTCCAGATGAAGAACGATGAGAAGGAACTGTTGGCTAAACCTTTGATGAAGCGTGTTATGCAGACGTGGCTCCCTGCAAGTACTGCACTACTTGAGATGATGATCTTTCATTTGCCATCTCCCCACACTGCCCAGAGGTACCGTGTTGAGAATCTGTATGAAGGTCCCCTTGATGATAAGTATGCAAATGCCATCAGGAACTGTGACCCCAATGGTCCTCTCATGCTGTACGTGTCTAAGATGATTCCTGCTTCTGACAAGGGTAGGTTCTTTGCCTTTGGTCGTGTCTTTGCTGGTAGGGTTGCTACTGGTATGAAGGTCAGAATTATGGGTCCCAACTTTGTCCCTGGTGAGAAGAAGGATCTGTATGTTAAGAGTGTTCAGAGGACTGTTATTTGGATGGGTAAGAGGCAAGAGACTGTGGACGATGTTCCTTGTGGTAACACTGTTGCTATGGTTGGGCTGGATCAGTTCATCACAAAGAATGCTACATTGACTAATGAGACTGAAGTTGATGCTCATCCCATTCGCGCCATGAAGTTTTCTGTGTCCCCTGTTGTTCGTGTCGCTGTTCAGTGTAAGGTTGCATCTGATCTTCCTAAGCTTGTTGAGGGTCTCAAGAGGCTGGCCAAGTCTGATCCTATGGTTGTGTGCTCAATGGAAGAGTCAGGGCAGCACATTGTCGCTGGTGCAGGAGAACTCCATATTGAGATTTGTTTGAAGGATCTCCAGGATGATTTCATGGGTGGTGCAGAAATTATCAAGTCAGACCCTGTGGTCTCTTTCCGTGAGACAGTATGTGATAGATCTTCACGCACGGTAATGAGTAAGTCTCCTAACAAGCACAACCGTCTGTACATGGAAGCAAGACCCATGGAGGAAGGTCTAGCTGAGGCTATTGATGAGGGACGTATTGGTCCAAGGGATGACCCTAAGACCAGGTCCAAGATCTTGGCGGAGGAGTTTGGATGGGACAAGGATCTTGCAAAGAAAATCTGGGCGTTTGGACCTGAAACCACAGGGCCTAACATGGTGGTTGATATGTGTAAGGGAGTTCAGTACCTTAATGAAATCAAGGACTCAGTGGTGGCTGGTTTCCAGTGGGCTTCCAAGGAAGGTCCTCTTTGCGAAGAGAACATGAGAGGCATCTGTTTTGAGGTTTGTGATGTGGTTCTTCACTCTGATGCGATCCACAGAGGAGGTGGTCAGGTCATCCCAACGGCCAGAAGAGTCATATACGCTTCCCAGCTCACAGCCAAGCCCCGACTTTTGGAGCCTGTATACATGGTTGAGATCCAGGCACCAGAGGGAGCTCTTGGAGGAATCTACAGCGTGCTGAATCAGAAGAGAGGACACGTCTTTGAGGAGATGCAGAGGCCAGGGACACCACTGTACAACATCAAGGCGTACCTGCCTGTTGTGGAGTCGTTTGGATTCTCGGCTCAGCTTAGGGCAGCAACCTCAGGACAGGCATTCCCGCAGTGTGTTTTTGATCATTGGGAAATGATGTCGTCTGACCCTCTTGAGCCAGGAACTCAGGCCTCAGTGCTTGTGGCTGATACCAGGAAGAGGAAGGGTTTGAAGGAACAGATGACTCCACTCTCTGATTTCGAAGACAAGCTTTAA